The window AGAGTTGTATTTTACATTGCTCAGAAACATCCTCAGCATCTATAATTGAAGCTGAAGAGTATGAAGTCCTCCCAATAAATGGGATGGAACGTCTACAATTTATCAAAGTCCGACCGGGCCAATACGCCTGTTTCCGACAGCTGGATGAACTATTCAAAGAATTAAAGAAAAGATTAGCCCGCTTACGCATTAAATCTTAGATAAAAATATATGGAGTAACCCAAAAGCATTAGTGTAATGCTTTTGGGTTATTTTATGTGGGCAGGTATGGGGGAGTGGTGGCAAAGTAGTGCAGTCGATCGAGTC is drawn from Lysinibacillus sp. SGAir0095 and contains these coding sequences:
- a CDS encoding YpoC family protein codes for the protein MIKVNHQTIVKELVDPYFEQWNALSSLIHQAHDQRNGEAKPLMEKGIQLYESCILHCSETSSASIIEAEEYEVLPINGMERLQFIKVRPGQYACFRQLDELFKELKKRLARLRIKS